The following proteins are co-located in the Micromonospora viridifaciens genome:
- a CDS encoding heat shock protein transcriptional repressor HspR produces MSEELVNSGDPAYEAKVLMISVAARMAGMHPQTLRQYDRLGLVQAGRASGGGRRYSVRDVVLLREVQRLSQDDGINLAGVKRIIGLERLLEEAQQRVARLEAELDAAYRRIAELESLGGFPRGDLVPTNRTSTALVVWRPRRTER; encoded by the coding sequence ATGTCGGAGGAGCTCGTCAACTCGGGTGACCCGGCCTACGAGGCCAAGGTCCTGATGATCTCGGTAGCGGCGCGGATGGCGGGGATGCACCCGCAGACCCTGCGCCAGTACGACCGGCTGGGCCTGGTGCAGGCCGGCCGGGCGTCCGGCGGCGGCCGCCGGTACAGCGTCCGCGACGTGGTGCTGCTCCGTGAGGTGCAGCGACTCAGCCAGGACGACGGGATCAACCTGGCCGGGGTCAAGCGGATCATCGGGCTGGAACGGCTGCTGGAGGAGGCCCAGCAGCGGGTGGCCCGGCTGGAGGCGGAGCTGGACGCCGCGTACCGGCGGATCGCCGAGCTGGAGTCGCTGGGTGGCTTCCCGCGCGGCGACCTCGTACCCACCAACCGCACCTCGACGGCGCTCGTCGTCTGGCGCCCCCGCCGCACCGAGCGCTGA
- the dnaJ gene encoding molecular chaperone DnaJ — translation MSSKDWIEKDYYAVLGVEKSASSEEIKKSYRKLARESHPDHNPGDPKAEERFKAVSEAYAVLGDEKKRREYDEMRSLFGSGAFRRNARGGGQPGGMPFDVSDLFGGAAGGEARFGGGGLGDLFSSIFTGGGAPGGAARARGPARGRDVEAEVALDFEDAVRGVTLPLTLRAPGVCDTCHGSGAKPGTQPKTCPICHGAGVTTRNQGSFSFSEPCRNCQGVGTIIEEKCPECHGTGGVTKSRTLNVRFPAGVADGQRIRLAGRGEPGERGGPAGDLFVHVKVRPDEVFGRAGDDLTLTVPITFAEAVLGTDLRVPTLDGMVTLRVPPGTPSGRVLRARGKGVVRKDGRAGDLLVTLDVVVPAKVSDEARAALEAFAEQTPPAAREHLDARVRRFS, via the coding sequence GTGAGTTCGAAGGACTGGATCGAGAAGGACTACTACGCCGTGCTCGGCGTGGAGAAGTCCGCCTCCTCCGAAGAGATCAAGAAGTCGTACCGGAAGCTGGCCCGGGAGTCGCACCCGGACCACAACCCCGGTGACCCGAAGGCCGAGGAACGGTTCAAGGCCGTCTCCGAGGCGTACGCGGTGCTCGGCGACGAGAAGAAGCGCCGCGAGTACGACGAGATGCGCTCCCTCTTCGGCTCGGGCGCGTTCCGCCGCAACGCCCGCGGCGGCGGTCAGCCGGGTGGCATGCCGTTCGACGTCTCCGACCTGTTCGGCGGGGCGGCCGGCGGCGAGGCCCGGTTCGGTGGCGGTGGGCTGGGCGACCTGTTCAGCTCGATCTTCACCGGCGGCGGCGCCCCCGGCGGTGCGGCCCGAGCCCGCGGTCCGGCGCGCGGCCGGGACGTCGAGGCCGAGGTGGCGCTCGACTTCGAGGACGCGGTACGCGGGGTCACGCTGCCGCTGACGCTGCGCGCGCCCGGGGTCTGCGACACCTGCCACGGCAGCGGCGCGAAGCCCGGTACCCAGCCGAAGACCTGCCCGATCTGCCACGGTGCCGGGGTGACCACCCGCAACCAGGGGTCGTTCAGTTTCTCCGAGCCGTGCCGCAACTGTCAGGGCGTCGGCACGATCATCGAGGAGAAGTGCCCGGAGTGTCACGGCACGGGCGGGGTCACCAAGAGCCGTACCCTGAACGTCCGCTTCCCCGCCGGGGTGGCCGACGGGCAGCGCATCCGGCTGGCCGGCCGGGGCGAGCCCGGCGAGCGGGGTGGACCGGCGGGCGACCTGTTCGTCCACGTGAAGGTCCGCCCGGACGAGGTGTTCGGGCGCGCCGGTGACGATCTGACCCTGACCGTGCCGATCACCTTCGCCGAGGCGGTGCTCGGCACCGACCTGCGGGTGCCGACCCTGGACGGCATGGTGACCCTCCGGGTGCCCCCGGGTACGCCGAGCGGTCGGGTGCTGCGCGCCCGGGGCAAGGGCGTCGTACGCAAGGACGGCCGTGCCGGTGACCTGCTGGTCACCCTCGACGTGGTGGTCCCCGCGAAGGTGTCGGACGAGGCGCGCGCGGCGCTGGAGGCGTTCGCGGAGCAGACCCCACCCGCGGCGCGGGAACATCTCGACGCGCGGGTGCGTCGGTTCAGTTGA